From the genome of Peptoniphilus sp. ING2-D1G:
GAACTCATAAATTCAATTCAGACGAATCAAAACGAAAAATTCAGAAACAAATACAGAAAAGTGGACATTCTATTAATAGACGATATTCAGTTTATTGCCGATAAGGACAGAACAATGGAAGAATTTTTTCACACCTTCAATGAACTCCACAGTCAAAATAAACAAATTGTTCTGACTTCCGATAAACCTCCTCAAGAAATAAAATCTCTTGAAGAAAGACTTATCTCAAGATTCGCATGGGGCCTTGTAGTGGATATTCAGCCGCCTGATCTGGAAACAAGAATTGCAATACTAAGATCAAAGGCTAATAACGAAGGATATGATGTATCAGATGATGTGATAAACTTCATAGCAAAAAACGTAAAAAGCAATATAAGAGAACTTGAAGGAGCACTGTCGAGAATAATGGCCTATTCAAAATTAACTTCAAATTCTATTACTGAAGAAACAGCAGAGATAATTTTAAAGGATATTTACAATACTAAAAAAGAAAAAGAAATAAACACCGAAATCATAAAAGAGGTAGTATGCAAGCATTTCAACATATCGGTGGCGGATATGAATTCTAAAAAAAGAACCAGAAATATAGCATATCCAAGGCAAATAGCCATGTTTATAACAAGGGAATTAACCGATCTTTCCCTTCCTAAAATAGGAGAGGAATTCGGAGGAAGAGATCATTCAACTGTAATACATGCATATAATAAAATTGAAAAAGATATGGAGAAACATACTTCTCTAAAGATAAAAATAAATAATTTTAAAAAAGAAATAACCGGCTGATGTTAGTAACTTAGATAAATATTCAAATAATCAACATTTTATAAAACTTATCAAATATTGTTGATTATTTGTTTTGAAGCACTTACTAACAAACTAACAACCCCTATTACTATTATTAATATATATATATACTATATATGTGATTGGAGAAAAAAATGAAAATCAAAGTAAATAGAAAAGAACTCGTTAAACACATTAATATCGTACAAAAAGCTATTTCCAACAGAACCACTAAACAGATACTTGAAGGTATACTTTTAATAGCTGAAGATAATATTCTTACATTGATTGCATCCGATGAAAAAATAAGCATAAAAAGCAAGCTTTCAACTATTGTTAACAAATCGGGAAAATGCGTTGTAAACGCCAGGCTTTTTGGAGAAATAATAAGAAGATTACAAGATGATGTAATAGATATTACAGTAAATCAAAACAATATGAATATCAATGCTAAAAGGTCGGATTTCAACATACAAGTTCAAAATGAAGAGGAATTCCCAAATTTACCGCGAATGGATGATGGATTGAATTTTGAAATAGATTCTGAAGATTTAAAAGATGCTGTAAGAAAAACAACCTTTGCGGTTTCTATAGATGAAACGAGAATAAATTTCACAGGGGTTTTTATGGACGTAAATCCTGAAGAAATAAATTTTGTTGCAATTGACGGATTCAGAATGGCGCTAAAGAGCATAAAAACAAAAACAGAAACGAAAACTTCAGTCATAATACCTGCAAGAGCATTAAATGAACTTGTAAAAATAATAGAAGAGGAAGAAAAAATAATAAAAGTTGATTTGAGTTTCAATCAAATAAAGTTCACTCTTGATAATGCTGAATTGTACAGCACTTTAATTCCGGGGGAATTCTTTAAATACGAAGGTCTAATAAGAAAAAATCACACGACAGTTGCCTCTACAAATATATTTGAACTGCAAAACGCACTTGAAAGAGCATCTCTATTGGCAAAGGAAGAAAGAGCAAATCTTGTAAAACTGGATGTTCACGATTCGGATATATTAATAACATCAAATTCTGAAATAGGATCTGTAAAGGAAAATGTGGAATCTCAAGTTGATGGAGAGGGATTGAAAATAGCTTTCAATTCAAAATATCTACTGGAAGGAATAAAGAATATGACAAGTGAAACACTGAAACTCAATTTTACAGATTCTGTAAATCCCTGCATAATCACTGAAGAAGAGGATCCTGATTACATTTACCTCGTACTGCCTGTAAGACTTGCGAATTAGGAGAAAATCATGGACAAAGATCATATTACACTTAGTGATTTTTTAAAATTGAACAATATAGTCCAAAGTGGAGGAGAAGCAAAAATTTTAATTCAATCAGGGCAAGTAAAGGTAAATGGAGAAGTTGAAACAAGAAGAGGTAAAAAACTTCAAAAAGGAGATAAAATTACACTTAACTCAGAAGAATATACATGGTGAATAATGAAAATTTTAAATTTAGAAATTTTTAAATTTAGAAATTATGAATACTTAAATTTTAAACCCGATATAAATTTAAATTTAATTTTGGGTGAAAATGCCATGGGAAAAACCAATTTTCTGGAAGCTATTTATATGCTAACTTTCGGAAAATCCTTTAGAACCTCAAGAGATAAAGATCTCATAAAGATAGGTTCAAATAATACAATATTAAAATCTAAAGTACTTAATTTTGAATATGAAGACGAATTGGAAGTAGAAATTGAATTACAAGGATCAAATAAGTTTAAGATAAATGAAAAGCAGGAAAGTATAAAAAAATACAAAAAAAATTTCAGTTCGGTAATTTTTTCTCCTGCTGATTTAAACATGATAAAACAATCACCCAATGAAAGAAGAAAATATTTAGATGATTTAATATCCATAATAAGCCCGGTATACGAACACAATCTATCATGTTATAAAAAAATAGTTTTCCAACGAAACAGATTATTAAAAAATAATTTAAAAGAAAATAATAGCAAAAATTTACTGGAAGTCTATAATTTTCAACTTGCAAATTATGGAATAAAGCTATTAAAGGAAAGACTTAAAATAATAAGAATATTTGAAAAATTTTGCAAACATCACTTCAAAGTTTTATCGGGAGGAGATGATTTCAAAATAACTTATTTAAGTACAATAGCTTTTAATTTGGAAGAAGATATAGGAAAAACCTTTAAAGAGAGTTTAAATAAGGCATTAACTTCAGATTTAGAAAAAAGAATAACCACAATAGGACCTCATAGAGATGATCTTGATTTTAAAATAAACGGACTTTCTGCAAAAAATTACGCATCACAAGGCGAGATAAGAACTGCCGTGCTATCTTTAAAACTATCTGAAATAGATTTGATAAAAGAATATAAAAAGAACAATCCTATATTGTTGCTTGATGATGTTTTTTCTGAACTGGATAAAAACAGGATAAGTTATTTGATTAATAATATATCAAACACCCAAACATTCATTACATCAACGAGTTATGATTTTAAAATAAGTGATTTAAAGGGGAGTATTTATGAAGTTAAAGAAGGGAAAATTTTTAATATAGACAGGAGAATGAAATGAAGAATAATGAAAGACATTATGGTGCCGAAGATATTCAGGTTTTAACAGGTCTTGAACCTGTAAGAAAAAGACCTGGTATGTATATCGGTTCTACAGGAGAAAAGGGACTGCATCATTTAGTATATGAGGTAGTTGACAATTCCATTGACGAAGCCTTGGCGGGTATTTGCGACAAAATAACAATCGAAATTCACGAAAATGGAGCGATTTCTGTAACCGATAACGGCTCGGGGATACCTACCGAAATTCATCCCCAAACCAAAAAAAGCACAGTTGAAACCGTACTTACCATACTTCATGCAGGGGGAAAATTCACCAATAAAGCTTATTCAGTATCGGGAGGTCTGCACGGAGTAGGGGTTTCCGTAGTAAATGCACTTTCAATTGAACTGGTAGCAACAATCAAGAGAAATGGAAAAATATATCAGCAAAAATTCTCAAGAGGAAAAGCTGTAAGTGAGCTTGAAATTATCGGCACTACTGAAAAATCCGATACGGGAACAAAAATATATTTTGTACCCGATGAAGAAATATTTGATACGGTTATATTTAACGATGAAGTTCTCTTAAGAAGATTTAGAGAAATGGCATTTTTAAACAAAGGCATCACAATAGAATTTATAGATAGAAGAAATGATAAAAGTGAAATTTTTATGTACGAAGGTGGAATAAAATCCTTTGTAGAGTTTATAAATAGAAAGAAAACTCCCGTACAAAAAAAAATAATTTATATAGATGAAGAAAGAGAAAAGGTTGTAGTAGAGATAGCTCTTCAATACACGGATTCCTACAATGAAACCGTGCTTACTTTTGCAAATAACATAAATACAGAAGAAGGAGGAACTCACCTTTCAGGACTGAGATCTGCACTTACAAGGACAATAAATGAATATGGACGAAAATACAATATAATAAAGGAAAAAGAAGAAAATTTATCCGGTGAAGATGTAAGAGAAGGTCTTACAGCTGTAATATCGGTTAAACTTCCCAATCCTCAATTTGAAGGACAAACAAAAGCAAAGCTCGGTAATTCCGAAATCAGAGGCATAGTAGATTCAGTATTATCTGAAAATTTGGAAAACTTTTTAGAGGAAAATCCAAAGATTGCAAAATCCATATTGGAAAAAGCCCTTTCAGCAAGAAGAGCAAGAGAGGCCGCACGAAAGGCAAGAGATCTTTCAAGAAAGAAAAATATTTTGGATAGCATGGCTCTTCCCGGAAAACTAAAGGACTGTCAGAACACCGACAATGAAACAACGGAGATTTTCCTTGTGGAAGGTAATTCCGCAGGAGGCTCGGCGACTGATGCAAGGGATTCAACTTATCAAGCAATTCTTCCCCTTAGAGGTAAGATAATGAATGTAGAAAAAGCAAGAATTGACAGAGTACTTAATTCAGAAGAAATAAAAGCCATGATAACAGCCTTCGGTACAGGTATCGGAGAAGATTTCAACATTGAAGATTTAAGATATAACAAGATAATAATAATGACCGATGCCGATATAGACGGCGCTCATATAATGACACTTCTGCTTACATTTTTATTCAGATACTTAAGACCTCTCATTGAAGAAGGGCATGTATATGTGGCAAAACCTCCGCTTTTTGGAATTCTACACAGAAATAAAGCTGTGAGATATTGTTACGATGAAGCGGAACTCCAAAGCGCTTTAAAGGAACTTGGAAAAGATAAAAAATATGAAATAAAACGATATAAAGGTCTCGGAGAGATGAATGCCGAAGATCTTTGGGAAACAACCATGAATCCGGATCACAGGATACTGCTTAGGATAGAATTGGATGATTTGGTTTATGCTGATGAAACCTTTGATACACTAATGGGATCCGAAGTTGAACCCAGACGTGAATTTATACAAGAAAATGCAAAATATGTTGATTATATAGATGCATAGGAGGAAATATGAGTGAATTTTCAAATAGTGGAATAGTCGATGTAAAACTGTCGGAAAAAATGAGGAAGTCTTACCTCGAGTATTCCATGAGCGTAATAGTATCCCGTGCATTACCTGATGTAAGAGATGGTTTAAAACCGGTACACAGAAGAATATTGTATGGAATGCAAGTTTTAGGATTAACTCCCGGAGGTCCTTATAAAAAATCTGCAAGACTTGTAGGAGATGTAATGGGTAAATTTCACCCTCATGGGGATTCATCCATTTACGATGCTACAGTTAGACTTGCACAACCCTTCAATACGAGATATCCCTTAGTGGACGGACAAGGTAACTTCGGAAACATCGATGGAGACGGCGCAGCGGCAATGCGTTATACAGAAGTGAGAATGGCAAAACTCGCCCTTGAAATGCTAAGAGATATAAATAAAGATACAGTGGATATGGTTCCTAATTTCGATGAAGAAGAAATTGAACCCGCCGTACTTCCGGCGAGATTTCCCAATCTTTTAGTAAACGGATCTGCCGGAATTGCAGTAGGAATGGCTACGAATATGCCTCCTCATAACTTAAGAGAAGTCATAGACGGAGTAATAAGTTTTATAGACAATGAAGACATAACAATAAAAGAACTAATGAAGGACATAAAGGGACCGGATTTTCCCACAGGCGCCTATATAATGGGAAGAGAAGGAATAAAACAAGCCTATGAAACAGGCAGAGGCAAAATTCAAATAAGAGCCGTCGCTGAGATAGAGGAAGTAAAAAACAAGCAAAGAATAATAATAAGAGAACTTCCCTACCAAGTCAACAAATCAGCTCTTCAAGTGAAGATAGCCTCCTTGGTAAAAGATAAAGTCATTGAAGGAATTTCCGCAATAAGAGATGAATCCTCCAGAAAAGGAATAAGAGTAGTAATTGATTTAAAAAAGGATGCTCATGCAAATGTCGTTTTAAATAAACTGTACAAAAACACTCAAATGCAAATAACCTTCGGGATAATAAACTTGGCTCTTGTAAACGGAGTACCTAAAATTTTAAATCTCAAGGAATTAATTTCCCATTATGTGGATCATCAAATAGAAGTAGTGACAAGAAGAACTAAATTCGACTTAGATAAATCAAAAGCCAGAGCTCATATAGTTGAAGGGCTTGAAATTGCTCTGGACAATATAGACAGAATTATAGAAATCGTAAGATCTTCAAAGGACGATGCTGAAGCTAAGGAAAAATTCACATTGGAATTTGGACTTTCAGACATTCAAGGACAGGCAATTCTCGATATGAGAATAAAAAGACTCACAGGACTTGAAAGAGAAAAACTGGACAGCGAATACAAAGAACTTCTTAAAATCATCAGAGAATTAACTGAAATTTTAGATGATCATTCAAAATTAATGGGAAAAATAAAAGAAGAATTAAATGAAATAAAAGAAAAATATTCAGACTTAAGAAGAACCGTAATAAAAGCTTCGGAATCTGAAATAGATATAGAAGACATAATAAAAGAAGAAGATGTAGTAATAACACTTACAAAACTCGGCTATATAAAAAGAATGCCCGAAGGAACATATAAACCCCAAAGAAGAGGCGGAAGAGGAATTTCCGCTCTAAGCACAAAGGACGGAGATTTTGTATGTGATTTATTTGTAACATCAAGCCACGATTCAATATTGTTCTTTACAAATTTAGGAAGAGTATATAGACTTAAATCATATGAAATACCTGAAAGCTCAAGACAGGCAAGAGGAATGGCTGTGGTCAACCTATTGGAACTATCAGCCGGAGAAACTATTCAATCCATAATACCGGTAAAAGAATTCGATCCGGATCTTAATATTTTAATGGCTACAAAAAAAGGAATAGTTAAAAAAACATCCTTTGAAGAATACAAAAACATAAGAAAAACAGGTATAATTTCCATGAACTTAAAGGAAGAAGACTCAATTATAGCAACAATGCTCACCACGGGAAATGAAGATGTAATAATTGCCACTAAAAAAGGAAAAGCCATAAGATTTTCCGAAAAAGACGTAAGAAACACAGCCAGAAACTCCATGGGAGTAAAGGCAATTGAACTGGATAAAGATGATGAGGTAATAGGATGCGAAATAGCCGATGATGAAAAATTCATGCTCGTGATTTCTGAGAGAGGATACGGCAAAATAACACCTATGACCGAGTACAGAACACAATCTCGTGCAGGTAAAGGAATGATAACCTATAGACCCAAGCAAAAAACAGGCAATTTAGTATCTTCAAAAGTAGTGGACAAAGAAGATGAAATAATGATAATAACAGTAGAAGGAATCATTATCAGAATAAAGGTGGATGAAATATCAACTATGGGACGTGCGACATCAGGAGTAAAACTCATGAATATAACGGATTCGGAAGTTGTAGCTGTAGCGACATATATAGGAGATTAAGGAGGAAAAAGTGTTTAACATAAAATATGAAGTAAAGGAAGAACTCATAATTTATCCACAAGGTGAATTGGACATATATACAACTCCAAAATTTAAAAAAGAAGTATTGAATCTATACAAAGAAAATCAAAAAAACATACTGATAGACGGAATTAATTTGGAATATATCGACTCTACAGGTTTGGGAGCATTTATGTTCATATTGAATGAAATAGAAAAGAATGAGCATAAACTCGCCATTCAAAATATAAATCCCAGCATAAAAAAACTGTTTACAATTACAAAATTAGATAATATATTTGAAATGAGGTAAAAAATGGAAAAAATCAGTCTTAAAATTCCGGCAAATGCCAAATATTTCAGTTCCGTAAGACTATTTTTATCAGGAATATTAACAGGTATGAATTTCGACATTGAAAAAATAGAAGACTTGAAAATGGCTCTTAGCGAATGTTTAAATGTAGCCCTTAAACTTGAATGTGAAGAAATAATAGAAATCGAATTTGCAATATCAGGTAATCAAATAAAAATAAAAATAGGAAATATCTGTGAAAAAGAAACAGATTTCTCGGAAGAAATATCTCTTCCTCTAAAAATAGTGGAATGTCTTGTAGATAAATGTGAAATGGAAGATGAAAATCTGATAATAACCGCAGAAGTGTAGGTAATAATATGAATGCCGAACAATATTATAAATTAAACAGAAAACTGACTAAGGAAGAAAGAAAAGATCTGTTTAAAGAATATGAAAAAACAAAGGATATGGAAATAAGAGATATTCTAATAAAGGAACATCTCTACATAGCTGAAGTACTTTCAAAAAAATATGCAGGTCGAGGAATAGACTATGACGACATATTTCAGGTAGCTTCCATAGGTCTTATATATGCAATAGAAAGATACGATTTGTCAAAGGGTTTTGAATTCTCTTCCTTTGCAACACCTACAATAATAGGGGAAATAAAAAAACATTTCAGAGACAAGGGATGGACCATCAGAGTTCCACGAAGAATTCAGGAACTGTCTAAAAAAATAAACAACGCCAGAGTTAATCTCTCACAGCAATATCAAAAAACTCCCACTGTAAATGAAATAGCCGATTATTTAAATACCACACCGGAAGAAATTCTTGAAACCATAGAAGCAAGTAAAGTATATTCCCCACAATCATTGGATATCGTATATGATTTAAACGGAGATGATAAGGAAATCAACTTAGGAGATTTAATAGGCATAGATGAAAAATATTTTGATAAAATAGAAGTAAATGACTTGCTTAAAAAAGCCATGTCAGATTTAAACGAAATAGAAAAAACCATATTGGTAGAAAGATATTTCAACGGAAGCACCCAAGTGTCAATAGCAAAAAAATTGGATATATCTCAAATGACCGTTTCAAGAATAGAAAAAAAAGTATTAACTAAAATGAAAAAAGAAATGATAAAAACCTTGGAGGCATAACATGAGCAGAAAAAAATTTATGCTATATCTCAATAAAGCTATATTTGCATTTGAAGTACTTATCTCAATAATGCTTGTAATAGGAATAGTAATATCTGTTCCGGATATTTTAAGATACTATATAAAAATACTTCAAAACGATGTTCAAGTAAGTGCAATATTATTCAATAATTTTTTATCTCACGTATTGATGCTTGTAATAGCCATGGAATTTATACTTTTATTGGTAACGCAAAACGATTCTACTACAGTTCACTTGATAACATTGGTAATAGCAAGAAAAATGTTGATAAAATCCGATGAAATGTCAGATATTCTCCTGGGGGTAATAGCAATAACAATACTATTCTTAACCAGAAAATTTCTTTCAAAGGAAAGCGGCTCAACGAATATGAAGAGGATGAACGATGAAAAAATATTTTCAGGAGCATCTGAAATAGAAGAGATAAACAGGATTTATAACTATAAAATAGATCCCCTTGACTTTGTAACTATAGGTGGATTAGTTTCAAAATTATCAGACATAAATGGAGTAGAACTTGAAGTAGGACAGATGCTTGAAGACAATGACTACATTTATGAAATTAAAAAAATGAGCAACGGACTCATAGAAGAAGTTTCAATATATAAAAAAAATAAAAAAGAATAAGGTAAGAGGTCGAAATAAATGGTAATTAAGCCGAAATCTTATAAGCAGTTAGCCTATGAAGAGCTTAAAGAAAATATAATAGAAGGAACATATAAACCCAATCAGGTTTTAAATGAAAGATCTATATCTGAAGATTTTGGAATAAGCAGAACTCCCATAAGGGAAGCTTTTCAAAGACTTTATTATGAAGGTTGGCTTGTAACAAAGGACAATAAAAAAAATGTTGTAAGAGAATTTAATTTAGAGTACATAATAATGAATCAAAAAGTAAGAGAATCTCTTGAAATTTTAGCCATAATTGAAAGTATAGATAAATTTAAGGACTCGGATGTAAAAAACTTAGAAAAGATAACAGAGGAGCAAGAACAAATAATAAAAGAAGGAAACTTTTATAAATATATAAAATTAGATAGAAAATTTCACGAATATATATATTTAATTTCAGAAAATTCCGTGTTGACAAAAATATTGTCCAATTTAAACGATACGGTGAGATATTTTGGACAAATTGCACTGAGTTATCCCAATAGACAGGAACAAACAGTAAAAGAACACAGAAAAATTATAGAAGAAATTAAAAACAAAGATGAAAGAAAAGCTGCTGAAGCCATGAAAATTCACATGGAAAACACATTAGATGCAATTAAATACAGTTATAAATAAAACAAAAGGGTTTCCCCTATTCCCATCGATGCAAAGTATCGATGAGAATAGGGGTTTTAAATTTTATGTTAAAAAATTTGCAAAAAAACTTTTAAAAAAAACATTTTCATGGTATAATGCATATGGTATACCAAGAAAAAGGAGGTAAAAAAATGAAAATTTCGTTAATACAATGTAATCTTTCGATGGGAGGTGTTGATGAAAATTATAAGTTGATTGAAAAAAAAATAAAAAATGCTTGTGAAAACAAACCAGATGTTGTAGTTTTACCGGAATTATGGGATACTTCTTTTTTTCCTGAAAACGTTAAAGAGCTTGCAGACAAAAATGGACAAAGAGCAAAATCCTTTTTATCTGAGCAGTCAAAAAAATACAATGTAAATATTGTCGGGGGATCTGTTACAAATCTTGTAGAGGATAAGTTATACAATACAAGTTATGTTTTTAACAGAGATGGTAACTTAATATCTGAATATAACAAGGTTCATTTATTTACTCCTGCCGGGGAACATAATTATTTTGAGTTTGGAGATAAAATGGCTACCTTTGAACTTGATGGAGTAAAATGCGGACAAATTATATGCTATGATATAAGATTTTTAGAATGGGTCAGAATGAACGCTTTAGATGATATAAGTATTCTATTCGTTCCTGCAGCATGGCCGGAGGTAAGAAATCTTCATTGGGATGTTTTAAACAGAGCAAGGGCTATTGAAAACCAAATGTTTGTAGTTTGTGTTAACAGTACCGGAAAAGCCGGAGAAGGAAAATTTGGCGGTCATAGTGCTATAATCGATCCTTGGGGAGAATATATAGTAAAACCTGATGACAAAGAAGAAATTAAAACAGGTGAAATAGACTTATCAATAATAAAGGACATAAGGGAAAGAATAAACGTATTTAGAGATAGAAGAAAAGATTTATATAATTTGGAATAGGTGATTTAATTGGAATTTTTATTAAATAATGAAAAGATTTCTGTGAATTTTAAAGATGTTTACATCATAGGTTATGCCGGAAGAGATATGAAAAAAACGCAAGAACATATTGATGAGTTGGAAAGAGATTTAGGAGTAAAACCTCCAAAGAAAATACCAACAATATTTGAATGTTCAAATGAACTTGTGACACAGGAAAAGGATTTAAAGTTTATAGGCGAGATGACTTCGGGAGAATGTGAATACATAATAATCAAATCTGCAGATAAAATTTACATCACATTAGGATCCGACCATACTGATAGAGAACTTGAAAGCGTAGATATCTCAAAGGCTAAACAAGTATGTGTTAAACCTGTTGCAAAGGAAGTTTGGGATTATGAAGAAGTAAAGGATCATTGGGATGACATTTTACTTAAATCCTATATAACTGTAGATGGAGAAGAAAAGCTTTATCAAGACGGAACACTGGCAGACATTTTACCCGTTGAAAAAATTCTTCAGGAATTAGATGAAAGAGTTGGAAATTTGGAAGATACATTGATATTTTCAGGAACAGTTCCACTTAAAGAAGGATTTATTTACGGAGAAAAATTCAGATCCGAAATGATAGATGAAAATTTAGACAGAAAAATAGAATTTGAATATCTAATTAATGTAAAAGGTGTGGAGGAATTATAATGAAAAAAATTATTTCTAAAATTTTAGTATTGGCAATTATGTTGGGTCTATTGGCAGGATGTTCAGGCGGAGGTTCAAGTACAGATAAAACAGATTCAGCTTCACCCGCAGCTGAAGGCGGCGGAGACAAAATAGAGATAAAAATAGCGTGTGTAGGTAACGAAGATCACCAATCTACAATTGCGGCAAAGTTATTTAAAGAAAAACTTGAAGAAAAATCTGACGATTTTAAAATCGACATATATCCCAACGCTTCACTTGGCGGAGAAAGAGAAGCAGCTGAAGGAGTTAAGCTTGGAACTATTCAAATGACCATAGTTACATCAGACGGAACTTTACCTGCATGGGTACCTGATATTCAAGTTTTATCAATTCCTTATTTGTTTGAAAATTCAGAAAAGGCATATACAGCTCTTGACGGAATAATAACTGAAAAATTAAATTCCAAATTCGAAGAAGCAGGCTTTAAGCATTTGGCATATGGAGAGCTTGGATTTAGACATTTCACAAATTCCAAGAAAGAAATAAACAGCGCTGAAGATTTAAAAGGTCTATCAATAAGAGTTCAAGAAGCTCCCATCTGGTTTGCACTTCTTGAAAGTTTAGGAGCTTCTGCTGTACCTGTACCCTTTAATGAACTATATACGGCTCTTCAACAAGGAATGTGTGACGGACAGGAAAATCCGGTAGCGTCAATTGCCACTTCTAAATTCAATGAAGTTCAAAAATATCTGAGTTTAGATGGACATACCTATGCAGCAATAAGCTATATAATGAACAAAGATTTCTTTGATGGATTAACTCCTGAACAACAAGAAGCTATTCAAAGTGCATCAACTGAATCAGCACAAGAACAAAGAAAAGTAGTTTCAGAAAAAGAAGCTGAATATTTACAACAACTTAAAGATAGCGGAATGATAGTTACAGAACCTGACAAAGCATCCTTCGTAGAAGCAACAAAGGACATCTATACTCTACCTGAAGTTAAAAAATTAGTGTCTCCTGAGTTTGTTGATGAAGTAAGAGAAGCTATTAAATAAGTGGTGATTTAATGAAATTTTTAGAGAAAATTCTTAAATTTGTAATGATAGTGAGTTCAGCAGTACTTGCTATTGTTACATTTCTACAAGTAGTCATGAGATTTGTCTTTTCCAATCCTGTAGGTTGGGGACAAGATATCATAAGACTTAGCTTTGTGTATCTCGTATTTTTAGGAGCGGCTTATTGTCTTAAAACGGGAGATCATTTAAATATAGACTTAGTTTTCAGTTTTTTATCGAAAAAAGCCGGAAAAATGTTAAATATATTTATTTATATAGTGTTATTGTTTTTCTTCGTATTTTTGCTGGTATTCGGCATAGTTTTTACACAAACGGGCAGTACACAACTTGCTCCTTATACGGGAATACCCATGATGTACTACTATATGAGCATACCCATCAGCGCATTTTATATGATTTTATATTGCATAGAACTACTAAGGGATGCAATTAAGGATTATAGAGGAAAAAATGAGGTCAAAAAAGAAGAGGTGAATTTATGATTATTATACTGATTTTATTTATATCATTTTTCATAGGTTTTCCCATAGCTTTCGCACTGGGGCTGGTATCTCTTGGACAAATTGCAATTGACGGATATCCCTTATTGGTAGTAATACAAAGGATGT
Proteins encoded in this window:
- a CDS encoding hypothetical protein (High confidence in function and specificity): MEFLLNNEKISVNFKDVYIIGYAGRDMKKTQEHIDELERDLGVKPPKKIPTIFECSNELVTQEKDLKFIGEMTSGECEYIIIKSADKIYITLGSDHTDRELESVDISKAKQVCVKPVAKEVWDYEEVKDHWDDILLKSYITVDGEEKLYQDGTLADILPVEKILQELDERVGNLEDTLIFSGTVPLKEGFIYGEKFRSEMIDENLDRKIEFEYLINVKGVEEL
- a CDS encoding TRAP-T family tripartite ATP-independent periplasmic transporter (TRAP-T (Tripartite ATP-independent Periplasmic Transporter) family proteins generally consist of three components, and these systems have so far been found in Gram-negative bacteria, Gram-postive bacteria and archaea. The best characterized example is the DctPQM system of Rhodobacter capsulatus, a C4 dicarboxylate (malate, fumarate, succinate) transporter; High confidence in function and specificity), with the protein product MKKIISKILVLAIMLGLLAGCSGGGSSTDKTDSASPAAEGGGDKIEIKIACVGNEDHQSTIAAKLFKEKLEEKSDDFKIDIYPNASLGGEREAAEGVKLGTIQMTIVTSDGTLPAWVPDIQVLSIPYLFENSEKAYTALDGIITEKLNSKFEEAGFKHLAYGELGFRHFTNSKKEINSAEDLKGLSIRVQEAPIWFALLESLGASAVPVPFNELYTALQQGMCDGQENPVASIATSKFNEVQKYLSLDGHTYAAISYIMNKDFFDGLTPEQQEAIQSASTESAQEQRKVVSEKEAEYLQQLKDSGMIVTEPDKASFVEATKDIYTLPEVKKLVSPEFVDEVREAIK
- the mtnU gene encoding putative subgroup of the nitrilase superfamily (The nitrilase superfamily is comprised of nitrile-or amide-hydrolyzing enzymes and amide-condensing enzymes, which depend on a Glu-Lys-Cys catalytic triad. This superfamily has been classified in the literature based on global and structure based sequence analysis into thirteen different enzyme classes (referred to as 1-13). Class 13 represents proteins that at the time were difficult to place in a distinct similarity group; this subgroup represents either a new class or one that was included previously in class 13. Members of this superfamily generally form homomeric complexes, the basic building block of which is a homodimer; High confidence in function and specificity), yielding MKISLIQCNLSMGGVDENYKLIEKKIKNACENKPDVVVLPELWDTSFFPENVKELADKNGQRAKSFLSEQSKKYNVNIVGGSVTNLVEDKLYNTSYVFNRDGNLISEYNKVHLFTPAGEHNYFEFGDKMATFELDGVKCGQIICYDIRFLEWVRMNALDDISILFVPAAWPEVRNLHWDVLNRARAIENQMFVVCVNSTGKAGEGKFGGHSAIIDPWGEYIVKPDDKEEIKTGEIDLSIIKDIRERINVFRDRRKDLYNLE